Proteins found in one Sorghum bicolor cultivar BTx623 chromosome 1, Sorghum_bicolor_NCBIv3, whole genome shotgun sequence genomic segment:
- the LOC8056872 gene encoding uncharacterized protein LOC8056872: MGTPRSGSPASPVTGDRYLDLLVRFVERNAGAMLDGTVTLRLHPVGLHYVASRLEALRELEAVGAGAPVDYLRAYVADLGDHRALEQLRRILRLLTSLKVVAPGPGRDPAPLSLLPFARLRVLELRGCDLSTSAARGLLELRHTLEKLVCFNSTDALRHVFASRIMDIKDSPVWSKLSYVSCASNGVVLMDESLQLLPAIETLDLSRNKFAKVDNLQKCTKLRNLDLGFNHLRSISSLSEVSSRIVKLVVRNNALTTVNGIENLKSLMGLDLSYNIISNFSELEMLGTLSLLQNLWLEGNPICCARWYRAHVFSFFRNPENLKLDDKGMNTQEYWEKQVLFACRQDQPAGYGFYFPAIDDHENEDEDMLNLKMRRISRLVSIVEEEKNLCDEGVEQQSTHCDSDSSKKDETAAVDHDIRIASLINTAELLKKEKSSNWLREFKEWMDDNAEKTEDDNLSVDLTNGNGKYVRQKKKQKAHKETSNNMSDLVQVSEGGSSSNLLESDSSFTDNAFSGSNGVIKQSSNELNFDQDHLGMHLNSFQRPPPLELVATSQTDPFSELENGSRNMLANGTPSNTMSKLIESSPPHTYPSPQSPPQYKEDILHRRLFLEEEFLQISGHLHSVGSLGSGSSCSDGSSSDFGSCNSEDDCEEIQTKMELSCNGQMVLFPFVNGDDHEAKNNLEHFSGENTLFDHSEEGASCSDHREFDIEEFHDSNQRNGHLGHYLGHLIGQKGKEKFKWRVFPFKNHNGTKKEIPKMNGDLVAEHILVEGNGQLTCNPSKSTHKEDSKSSNILHKNNSSVGTNIISHDTGEHKTLEDFFNLEIANKDGSETCEQIACCAYMFQDSSGLVQREVALLRSSQNKLYVLLLDMVFDGQETMPRILGSYSLESLEKVSIGLGLQALRVHMSDDTTHLFFTRTSKEAQDVLWLLSVTNFPKLNHKIQFQSWENIQVKLFEKCIIRRTANMGFFLYSMLMFWRNDAEEDSLCIRSIFVIEGSILVCIEDLDQFGGIPYDSSPPYFSLDASCSISNIREVVMDQGNDKCLTLILDSRRQGEFQDSIQNPQNKQSDEIGTVHTWKLKWFSEEASLKFISVLKALYSTAAASSLPVKCIS; the protein is encoded by the exons ATGGGCACTCCCCGCTCGGGGTCGCCGGCGTCCCCGGTCACCGGCGACCGCTACCTCGACCTGCTCGTCCGCTTCGTGGAGCGCAACGCGGGCGCGATGCTCGACGGCACCGTCACCCTCCGCCTCCACCCCGTCGGCCTGCACTACGTCGCCTCCCGCCTCGAGGCGCTTcgggagctcgaggccgtgggcgCCGGCGCGCCAGTCGACTACCTCCGCGCCTACGTCGCGGACCTCGGCGACCACCGCGCGCTCGAGCAGCTCCGGCGGATCCTGCGCCTCCTCACCTCGCTCAAGGTCGTCGCCCCGGGGCCCGGGCGCGACCCCGCGCCGCTCTCACTCCTGCCCTTCGCGCGCCTGCGCGTGCTCGAGCTGCGGGGCTGCGACCTCTCCACCTCGGCCGCCAGGGGCCTTCTCGAGCTCCGACACACCCTCGAGAAGCTCGTCTGTTTCAATTCTACG GATGCTCTTAGGCATGTCTTCGCGAGTAGAATCATGGATATCAAGGACTCTCCTGTATGGAGCAAACTTTCATATGTCTCATGTGCATCTAATGGTGTAGTACTCATGGATGAGTCATTGCAATTGTTACCTGCAATTGAAACCTTGGATCTTAGTCGCAACAAGTTTGCAAAGGTGGACAATCTGCAGAAATGTACAAAGTTGCGAAATCTGGATCTTGGATTTAATCATTTGCGTTCGATTTCATCCTTGAGTGAG GTTTCCAGTCGAATCGTAAAACTTGTTGTGAGAAATAACGCTTTAACTACAGTAAATGGGATTGAAAATCTCAAGTCACTTATGGGGCTTGATCTCTCCTACAATATCATCTCAAATTTCTCAGAATTGGAAATGCTTGGTACTCTATCTCTGTTGCAAAACCTCTGGTTGGAAGGCAACCCAATCTGCTGTGCCCGGTGGTATCGAGCACATGTCTTCAGTTTTTTTCGTAATCCAGAGAAT TTGAAGCTAGATGATAAAGGTATGAACACACAAGAATACTGGGAAAAGCAAGTGCTGTTTGCATGTAGACAAGATCAACCTGCTGGTTATGGATTTTATTTTCCTGCAATTGATGATCATGAAAATGAAGATGAAGACATGTTAAATTTGAAGATG AGAAGAATTTCCCGGCTTGTGAGCATAGTGGAGGAAGAGAAAAATCTCTGTGATGAAGGTGTAGAGCAGCAGTCAACCCACTGTGATAGTGACAGTTCTAAGAAGGATGAAACTGCAGCTGTTGATCATGACATAAGAATTGCTTCTTTGATAAACACCGCTGAATTGCTGAAGAAAGAAAAGTCAAGTAATTGGCTTCGTGAATTTAAGGAGTGGATGGATGACAATGCAGAGAAAACAGAAGATGACAACCTATCTGTTGACTTAACTAATGGCAATGGGAAGTATGTCAGACAAAAGAAAAAGCAGAAAGCACACAAGGAGACTTCAAATAACATGTCGGATTTGGTACAAGTATCAGAAGGTGGCAGTAGCTCAAACCTTTTGGAATCAGATTCATCTTTCACGGATAATGCATTTTCTGGTTCGAATGGAGTCATCAAACAATCCTCAAATGAACTTAATTTTGACCAAGATCATCTAGGGATGCACTTGAATTCTTTTCAACGACCTCCTCCCCTAGAGTTAGTAGCCACTTCACAAACTGACCCCTTTTCTGAGTTGGAAAATGGCTCTAGGAATATGCTGGCAAATGGGACACCATCCAATACAATGAGCAAGTTAATAGAATCAAGTCCACCCCATACATATCCAAGTCCACAGTCACCTCCACAATACAAGGAGGACATTCTACATCGCAGACTTTTTCTGGAGGAAGAATTTTTGCAGATTTCAGGACATCTTCATTCTGTTGGTTCACTTGGTAGTGGTAGCAGCTGCAGTGATGGTTCTTCGAGTGATTTTGGTTCATGCAATTCTGAAGATGATTGTGAAGAAATTCAGACAAAGATGGAGTTGTCTTGTAATGGCCAGATGGTTTTATTTCCTTTTGTAAATGGTGATGATCATGAGGCAAAGAATAACTTAGAGCATTTTTCAGGGGAGAATACTTTGTTTGACCACTCAGAAGAAGGTGCGAGTTGTTCAGATCACAGAGAGTTTGATATTGAGGAGTTCCATGACAGTAACCAGAGAAATGGACATCTAGGGCATTATTTAGGTCATTTAATTGGGCAAAAAGGCAAGGAGAAGTTTAAGTGGAGGGTATTTCCTTTCAAGAATCATAATGGTACCAAAAAAGAAATTCCAAAAATGAATGGTGATCTGGTGGCTGAGCATATTTTAGTTGAAGGAAATGGCCAGTTGACATGCAACCCAAGCAAAAGTACTCACAAGGAAGACTCTAAAAGTTCTAATATCCTGCATAAGAACAATTCATCTGTTGGCACAAATATAATTTCTCATGACACTGGCGAACACAAGACTCTTGAGGATTTCTTCAACTTGGAAATAGCAAACAAGGATGGGTCTGAAACATGTGAACAAATagcttgttgtgcatacatgtttCAGGATTCTAGTGGTTTAGTTCAAAG AGAGGTAGCCTTGCTGCGAAGTTCTCAAAACAAATTGTATGTTCTACTACTTGATATGGTTTTTGATGGACAAG AAACCATGCCAAGAATTTTGGGCAGCTATAGTCTGGAAAGTCTAGAAAAAGTTTCGATTGGGCTGGGACTACAGGCACTGAG AGTACACATGTCAGATGATACAACTCATCTATTCTTCACAAGGACTTCCAAGGAAGCACAAGATGTACTTTGGCTCTTGAGTGTAACCAACTTCCCCAAATTAAACCACAAGATACAATTTCAAAG TTGGGAGAACATCCAAGTTAAATTGTTCGAGAAATGTATTATACGCAGAACTGCAAATATGGGATTTTTTCTCTACTCTATGTTGATGTTCTGGAGGAATGACGCTGAAG AAGACTCCCTTTGTATTAGATCCATCTTTGTCATTGAAGGCTCCATATTGGTGTGCATTGAGGACCTAGATCAGTTTGGTGGTATCCCTTATGATTCAAGTCCCCCATACTTTTCTCTTGATGCATCTTGTTCTATTAGCAATATCCGAGAAGTG